A single uncultured Acetobacterium sp. DNA region contains:
- a CDS encoding MarR family transcriptional regulator translates to MNRAQPKQFREQIRILERKLGLLKKNNGSCCAAVLTLAQCHALVEIGRINSISLKDLAIILAIDMSTTSRTVDGLVKKGYVQRIPSLEDRRSVDISLTESGMVLFETIESNNDTFFADIFDNIPNDEKMNVLHALDVILAAFDQKS, encoded by the coding sequence ATGAATCGCGCACAACCAAAACAGTTTAGAGAACAAATACGAATCCTTGAGAGAAAACTGGGACTCTTAAAAAAAAACAATGGCAGCTGCTGCGCCGCCGTTCTGACCCTGGCTCAATGCCATGCCTTAGTCGAAATCGGGCGGATCAACTCCATTTCTTTAAAGGACTTAGCCATCATCCTGGCCATCGATATGAGCACCACCAGCCGCACCGTGGACGGACTTGTAAAAAAGGGATATGTCCAACGCATCCCTTCACTTGAAGACCGGCGCAGTGTTGACATATCCCTGACTGAATCTGGTATGGTTCTATTTGAAACGATTGAAAGCAACAATGATACTTTCTTTGCGGATATTTTTGATAACATTCCCAATGACGAAAAAATGAATGTCCTTCATGCTCTTGATGTCATTCTGGCCGCTTTCGATCAGAAATCGTAA
- a CDS encoding helix-turn-helix domain-containing protein has translation MKFNDLITKISINIPITKDSCENQTEIIDIALIDGRQNSFQGNILYFGYRSQLERAENPPCHCILVKDGQPLTDTIQNLAYVAPFELFSAVNLARTLMTSSGGGLVYEELIKRANETRDLQAVVNTASIILGNSLIFSDVNFKILAHSTSIPVTDDLWKDNIRQGYCSYDFIQAVQQAAHTTDAVEVSCTESPHRKLSSKVFHHDIQVGFLLMIESETQVTPVHMEILEVVSHAISYTITHYFSYLFQTGTQYQQLLYELLIGAPPENIPICFPGLEFASKLVALSVLPTRYLGERHLKDHLVLALKEVLPGSHVTYHEGKVAVLVPLLKNDRFQDEQLNEIQHLADNEYLRIGVSNTFTHVESFAKYYHQAVTALNLGKRLNSEKLICCYIDYQFYDLLDQVKDESQLGQFCHPALSILRQYDRKNETRLYDTLKVYLDGGCSIKFASEKLFLHRNSLAYRLERISEIGNIDLGDSYARFMLRMSYLIDCYKGQDG, from the coding sequence ATGAAATTTAATGACTTGATCACAAAAATATCGATTAATATACCGATTACGAAGGATTCCTGTGAAAATCAGACGGAGATTATCGATATTGCTTTAATTGATGGACGGCAAAATTCATTTCAAGGAAATATTCTCTACTTTGGTTATCGTAGCCAATTAGAGCGTGCGGAAAATCCACCCTGCCACTGTATCCTGGTTAAAGATGGACAACCCCTGACAGACACGATCCAAAACCTTGCTTATGTAGCGCCATTCGAATTATTTTCGGCAGTCAATCTGGCGCGAACATTGATGACGAGTTCCGGGGGTGGGCTTGTCTATGAAGAACTGATAAAACGGGCCAATGAGACAAGGGATCTTCAGGCGGTGGTCAATACGGCCTCCATCATCCTGGGAAATTCGCTTATTTTTAGCGATGTTAATTTCAAAATTCTGGCGCATTCCACTTCGATTCCAGTCACGGATGACCTATGGAAGGACAACATCAGACAGGGATATTGCAGTTATGATTTTATCCAGGCCGTTCAACAGGCTGCCCACACTACTGATGCCGTTGAGGTTTCATGTACCGAATCACCCCATCGCAAGCTCAGCAGTAAGGTCTTCCATCATGACATTCAGGTTGGTTTTTTACTGATGATTGAAAGCGAAACCCAAGTAACACCCGTGCATATGGAAATTCTTGAGGTTGTCAGTCATGCCATCAGTTACACCATCACACATTATTTTTCTTATTTGTTTCAGACTGGTACGCAGTATCAACAGTTGTTGTATGAACTTTTAATCGGAGCTCCGCCGGAGAATATTCCGATTTGCTTTCCTGGTTTAGAGTTTGCCTCCAAACTGGTTGCGCTTTCGGTTCTCCCGACCCGTTATTTGGGCGAGCGACATTTAAAAGATCATCTTGTTTTAGCCTTAAAAGAAGTTTTACCGGGTTCACATGTTACCTATCATGAGGGGAAAGTAGCGGTTTTGGTGCCGCTATTGAAAAACGACCGTTTTCAGGATGAACAATTAAACGAGATCCAGCATCTGGCGGACAATGAATATCTGCGTATTGGCGTCAGCAACACTTTTACGCATGTTGAAAGTTTTGCAAAATATTATCATCAGGCGGTTACCGCTCTGAATCTGGGAAAACGGTTGAATTCTGAAAAGCTTATTTGCTGTTATATTGATTATCAGTTTTATGATCTGCTGGATCAGGTGAAAGATGAATCGCAACTCGGACAGTTTTGTCATCCGGCATTAAGTATCCTAAGGCAGTATGACCGAAAAAATGAAACCCGCTTATATGATACATTGAAGGTATATTTAGATGGTGGGTGTAGTATCAAGTTCGCTTCAGAAAAATTGTTTTTGCACCGGAATTCGCTGGCTTATCGGTTGGAGCGGATATCAGAAATCGGTAATATTGATTTGGGGGACTCATATGCTCGGTTTATGCTGCGGATGTCTTATCTGATTGACTGTTATAAAGGACAGGATGGGTAA
- a CDS encoding acetoacetate decarboxylase family protein encodes MYEKLFAEGTIGKLKLKNRVVMSPMGIGLAELDGSPTEDMIAFYEARAIGGAGLIIPEITRVNDVHGAGMLRQLAVTKDRHIDPLSRLAEAVHKHGTKIFIQLHHPGRETMAALVGGAVVAPSAIPCNFLKQPTRALENAEIKELVKQFINGAVRVQKAGCDGVELHAAHGYLINQFLSPYTNKREDEYGGSFENRLRFIAEIIAGIRTACGSDFPISVRLSVEEFLSNVGVTEDYIHIQDGVKIAVALEKLGIDVINVSAGIYETGSVCVEPASFPQGWRRDLLKAVKDHVGIPVIGVSAIREPAVAEAFLTDNIVDFVALGRAWLADEEWALKVKDGREKELCKCISCLRCFESLNENNAVGLPLVCSVNPRLAREQKLGNLVHDSCGHTAAVIGGGVAGMVAARTLALRGIQVTLFEKENTLGGLVNIAKMPPHKGAMDWICQYYQNEFDRLNVAVRLNTEATIPLLEAMKPDAVILATGSTAIVPERIPGVHGENVFGIDHILSGAAGLKDKQVVLIGAGMSGIETAEYLCAAGNSVTIVDMLDKVAPDGNGTNVLDVTGRLAKYGVTYLLSHALKEIKPDGVVLEKLSDHAEISIPADAVVLSLGYCPNNSLADELKQKFDRVEMIGDALQVGRIEPAIRAGFDVGRRLFIEPPKTTSFLTTQEELANFGKLSLMDNQEGLYLCFLTDPAVIARLLPPPLKPFSMPVVTLSIAHVKNPSFADDYYEAILGVYAMHGKDLGLYPLSLVLGGPGAEMAVQLGRDNGSIPKKLGAEFVIRQTGNTITASVSRRGVQLIEAKLELGETNSPLTGPMYQFPEPGKHTYGGGFYYHFDREPDNEGVSHFISGALLQNLCEYTYKSWEPGFVNLKLHSSIDDPWGEIPINTIVGGAYSENSLLVHKLNLVEHLDAEEIIPYLMAGYYDRTAFMETGRK; translated from the coding sequence ATGTATGAAAAACTATTTGCCGAAGGAACGATCGGCAAACTGAAATTGAAAAACCGGGTAGTCATGTCTCCCATGGGGATCGGCCTGGCTGAACTCGATGGTTCACCGACTGAAGATATGATTGCTTTCTATGAGGCTCGGGCCATTGGCGGAGCCGGACTGATCATTCCTGAAATTACGCGTGTAAACGATGTCCACGGGGCCGGGATGCTGCGCCAGCTTGCGGTTACCAAAGATCGTCACATTGATCCATTATCGCGACTGGCGGAAGCCGTCCATAAACATGGTACAAAAATCTTCATTCAACTGCATCACCCAGGCCGAGAAACGATGGCCGCGCTGGTCGGCGGAGCGGTTGTTGCGCCCTCGGCAATTCCCTGCAATTTTCTCAAACAGCCGACCCGGGCCCTGGAAAATGCTGAGATCAAAGAACTGGTAAAGCAGTTTATCAACGGCGCCGTTCGTGTTCAGAAAGCCGGTTGTGACGGTGTTGAACTACACGCCGCTCATGGCTATTTGATCAATCAGTTTTTAAGCCCCTATACCAATAAACGCGAAGATGAATATGGCGGAAGTTTTGAAAACCGACTGCGCTTTATTGCCGAAATTATCGCCGGTATCCGCACGGCATGTGGTTCTGATTTTCCCATCAGCGTCCGGCTTTCGGTTGAGGAATTTTTAAGCAATGTCGGCGTAACTGAAGATTATATTCATATCCAGGATGGCGTTAAGATTGCTGTAGCCCTGGAAAAACTGGGGATCGATGTCATCAATGTCAGCGCCGGTATTTATGAAACCGGCTCGGTCTGTGTCGAACCCGCTTCCTTCCCTCAAGGCTGGCGCAGGGATCTGCTCAAAGCGGTTAAAGATCATGTTGGCATTCCGGTCATCGGTGTTTCCGCCATTCGCGAACCGGCTGTCGCAGAAGCGTTTCTGACCGATAACATCGTCGATTTTGTGGCTTTAGGCCGGGCCTGGCTGGCTGATGAAGAATGGGCGCTAAAAGTAAAAGACGGACGGGAAAAGGAATTATGTAAATGTATTTCCTGCCTGCGCTGCTTCGAAAGTTTAAACGAAAATAATGCCGTTGGTCTGCCCCTGGTCTGTTCCGTGAACCCCCGTCTGGCCCGTGAGCAAAAGCTTGGCAACTTAGTTCATGATTCATGCGGTCATACAGCCGCTGTCATTGGTGGCGGTGTTGCTGGCATGGTAGCGGCCCGCACGCTGGCCCTTCGTGGCATCCAGGTAACCTTGTTTGAAAAAGAAAACACCCTTGGCGGTCTGGTTAATATTGCTAAAATGCCGCCTCATAAAGGTGCGATGGACTGGATCTGTCAGTATTATCAAAATGAATTTGATCGTCTAAATGTTGCGGTGCGACTAAATACCGAAGCAACCATTCCACTCCTGGAGGCGATGAAACCCGATGCCGTCATTCTTGCGACCGGCAGTACCGCGATTGTCCCTGAACGCATCCCAGGCGTCCATGGCGAAAATGTCTTTGGCATTGACCATATCCTTTCTGGAGCCGCCGGATTAAAAGACAAACAGGTCGTCTTGATCGGCGCCGGAATGAGTGGTATTGAAACTGCCGAATATCTCTGTGCCGCCGGCAATTCAGTAACCATCGTCGATATGCTGGACAAAGTCGCCCCTGACGGAAATGGCACCAATGTTTTGGACGTGACTGGACGCCTGGCCAAATATGGTGTGACGTACCTGCTCTCCCATGCGTTAAAAGAAATTAAACCAGATGGCGTTGTTCTTGAAAAACTGTCCGATCATGCGGAAATCTCAATTCCGGCCGATGCGGTTGTTTTATCTTTGGGATATTGCCCGAATAACAGCCTCGCCGACGAACTCAAGCAGAAATTCGACCGTGTCGAAATGATTGGCGATGCCCTTCAAGTTGGTCGGATTGAACCGGCTATTCGGGCTGGCTTTGACGTCGGCCGTCGTTTGTTTATCGAGCCGCCAAAAACGACCAGTTTTCTGACCACTCAAGAAGAATTGGCTAACTTTGGCAAGCTTTCACTGATGGATAATCAGGAAGGCCTCTATCTTTGCTTTCTCACCGATCCCGCTGTCATCGCCCGATTATTGCCGCCACCGCTTAAACCTTTCTCAATGCCGGTGGTAACCCTGTCGATCGCCCATGTTAAAAACCCCTCGTTTGCCGATGATTATTACGAAGCAATCCTGGGCGTCTATGCCATGCACGGAAAAGATTTGGGACTCTATCCGCTTAGTCTGGTACTCGGTGGCCCCGGCGCTGAAATGGCAGTCCAGCTTGGTCGTGACAATGGCAGTATTCCCAAAAAACTGGGCGCAGAATTTGTGATTCGCCAAACCGGCAATACCATTACTGCCAGTGTCAGCCGTCGCGGTGTGCAGTTAATTGAGGCAAAACTCGAACTCGGCGAAACCAATAGTCCCCTGACTGGCCCGATGTATCAGTTCCCCGAACCGGGAAAACATACCTATGGCGGTGGTTTCTATTATCATTTTGACCGTGAACCGGATAACGAAGGGGTCTCTCATTTTATCAGTGGTGCCTTGCTTCAGAATCTCTGTGAATACACTTACAAATCCTGGGAGCCGGGTTTTGTGAACCTCAAACTTCATTCCAGCATTGACGATCCCTGGGGTGAAATTCCAATTAATACCATCGTCGGTGGGGCTTATTCGGAAAACAGTTTGCTGGTTCATAAACTGAATTTAGTCGAACACCTGGATGCCGAAGAAATTATCCCTTATTTGATGGCTGGTTATTATGACCGCACCGCCTTTATGGAAACCGGACGGAAGTAG
- a CDS encoding SDR family NAD(P)-dependent oxidoreductase, which translates to MKLENKVAIITGSTKGIGKSAAMIFIEEGAKVVVVGTNEERGNATVAEILAAGGEAFFQKTDVTDENSLDALVKATLDKYGRIDILINNAGVSGTTANMNDITNDEWHTVLSTNLTAPFMLCKRIIPIMEKQGAGAIVNVASMASTAAGRGGLAYTSAKHGLLGLTRQMSLDHGRHGVRINAVLPGPIATEMIARVLAIPQHPVSMKIKMSPAGRAGESEEVGKAILFLASDDASFIHGAGLAVDGGYTIF; encoded by the coding sequence ATGAAACTTGAAAATAAAGTTGCTATTATTACCGGATCAACCAAAGGCATCGGAAAATCTGCCGCCATGATTTTTATTGAAGAAGGTGCCAAAGTCGTTGTTGTTGGTACCAATGAAGAACGAGGCAATGCCACGGTAGCGGAAATTTTAGCTGCCGGCGGCGAAGCTTTTTTCCAGAAAACGGATGTAACCGATGAAAATAGCCTCGATGCATTGGTAAAGGCAACCCTCGACAAATATGGCCGGATTGATATCCTGATCAATAATGCCGGTGTCAGTGGTACCACTGCCAATATGAATGATATTACCAATGACGAATGGCATACCGTCCTTTCCACCAATTTAACCGCCCCCTTTATGCTTTGTAAAAGAATAATCCCAATTATGGAAAAACAAGGCGCTGGTGCCATTGTTAACGTCGCTTCGATGGCATCTACCGCTGCCGGAAGAGGCGGCCTGGCCTATACTTCTGCCAAACACGGATTGCTGGGCCTGACGCGTCAGATGTCTTTAGACCATGGCCGTCATGGTGTCCGCATTAATGCCGTACTGCCGGGGCCGATCGCCACCGAGATGATTGCTCGGGTTCTGGCAATACCCCAACATCCGGTTTCCATGAAAATTAAAATGAGCCCCGCCGGGAGAGCTGGCGAGTCAGAGGAAGTCGGAAAAGCGATTCTCTTCCTGGCCAGTGACGATGCCTCGTTTATTCACGGTGCCGGTCTGGCTGTCGATGGCGGCTACACTATTTTCTAA
- a CDS encoding diguanylate cyclase has protein sequence MIIKFVSIYLFFGVLLLSFMFVNSFVRGKSSYARAFGALSLTLQIYLLGYLLELNASSLPEMFFWNQVQYLGIPFFPALWLVVSMLYTGKGKYLQGFGGLVIFAIPVITFFLRLTNDWHHWYYSQIEIQQFMGINYMLLIKGPWYFVQTAYVLIALVLCTWFYFQRYRNSTGDEKMQFRLLLLASVLPYLALVLVTVNIGGIGIDYTALILPPCILLLYLSLTRYNFLEIKDLARERVFEESRAGLILVNRFYRVVDFNEASAKFFRWFNASIKEERLAVLLADHQELLKSIRNSEDQVFHFIVDGEDRYVNINTRIVQNKKETVGYLITFGDVTERECLKHRLTEIANTDELTGLNNRRRFREGAEEADRLARRGHEKLSVLMMDIDFFKKVNDSYGHHGGDAVLRDFAAMLLDTFSGTEIVGRIGGEEFAVVMLNTDAAKAFDKAEDFRKTVEQKTIVFGEQCINVTVSIGVAELNDATPDFDALINRADHALYKAKHLGRNQTVIENQN, from the coding sequence ATGATAATTAAGTTCGTCAGTATCTATCTGTTCTTTGGGGTCTTGCTGCTCTCCTTTATGTTTGTTAATTCATTTGTTCGCGGTAAATCCAGTTACGCCAGGGCGTTTGGGGCGCTTAGTTTAACGCTTCAGATCTATCTGCTGGGATATCTGTTGGAGCTCAATGCCAGTTCACTTCCAGAGATGTTTTTCTGGAATCAGGTTCAGTACTTGGGAATTCCTTTTTTTCCGGCACTGTGGTTGGTGGTGAGCATGTTATATACGGGCAAAGGAAAATATCTGCAGGGGTTTGGTGGTCTCGTGATATTTGCCATTCCAGTGATCACCTTTTTTTTGCGTCTGACCAATGATTGGCATCATTGGTATTACAGTCAAATTGAGATTCAGCAATTTATGGGGATCAACTACATGCTATTGATCAAAGGCCCCTGGTATTTTGTTCAGACGGCCTATGTGCTGATTGCCCTGGTTTTGTGCACCTGGTTTTATTTTCAACGGTATCGCAACAGCACCGGTGATGAAAAAATGCAGTTCCGACTGCTGCTGCTGGCATCGGTGTTGCCATACCTTGCCTTGGTGCTGGTGACGGTGAATATTGGGGGGATCGGCATCGACTACACCGCGTTGATCCTGCCGCCGTGTATTTTATTGCTTTATTTGTCATTGACACGCTATAATTTTTTGGAAATCAAAGATCTTGCCAGGGAGCGGGTTTTTGAAGAAAGCAGAGCCGGTCTGATCCTCGTGAATCGTTTTTATCGGGTCGTCGATTTTAATGAAGCCAGCGCGAAGTTCTTTCGGTGGTTTAATGCGTCAATCAAAGAAGAACGATTGGCGGTTCTGTTAGCCGATCATCAGGAGCTATTGAAAAGCATCAGAAATTCAGAAGATCAGGTTTTTCATTTTATTGTTGATGGAGAAGACCGATATGTTAATATCAACACCCGCATTGTTCAAAATAAAAAAGAGACGGTCGGATACCTGATTACCTTTGGAGATGTTACTGAGCGAGAATGCTTGAAGCATCGGCTGACTGAAATCGCCAATACTGATGAACTCACTGGTCTTAATAATCGGCGACGTTTCAGAGAGGGGGCGGAAGAAGCCGATCGGCTGGCCCGGCGCGGTCATGAAAAATTATCCGTATTGATGATGGACATCGATTTTTTTAAAAAAGTAAATGATTCGTATGGGCATCATGGCGGCGATGCGGTGCTTCGTGATTTTGCGGCCATGCTTTTGGATACCTTTAGCGGAACTGAAATTGTTGGTCGGATCGGTGGCGAAGAATTTGCCGTGGTGATGTTAAACACAGATGCTGCTAAAGCCTTCGATAAAGCTGAAGATTTCCGTAAAACGGTGGAGCAAAAGACCATCGTCTTTGGGGAGCAGTGCATCAATGTCACCGTCAGTATTGGCGTGGCTGAGCTTAATGACGCCACACCTGATTTTGACGCCTTGATCAATCGTGCCGATCATGCTTTATATAAGGCCAAGCATTTGGGCAGAAATCAAACGGTGATTGAGAATCAAAATTAA
- a CDS encoding AAA family ATPase, which yields MKKLILVTSPPASGKTYVAKKLAEALSQVVYLDKDTLIPLSKQIFSVAGEEYNRSSDFFEKNIRDYEYETIVALALEALDYDNTVLINAPFTKEIRDIDYIRELKAKLIKKKASLVVVWVETAVEVTRQRMIARNSERDTWKLSHWDDYLAASNFNIPTALDHPHVKDDLLIFKNSTDEEFEKSLREILSILE from the coding sequence TTGAAAAAGCTGATTTTAGTAACATCACCGCCAGCAAGTGGAAAAACCTATGTTGCCAAGAAACTTGCGGAGGCATTAAGTCAGGTGGTTTATCTGGATAAGGATACACTCATCCCCCTTTCAAAACAGATTTTTAGTGTCGCTGGGGAAGAATATAACCGGAGTTCTGATTTTTTTGAAAAAAATATTCGTGATTATGAGTATGAAACAATTGTCGCGCTTGCCTTAGAAGCCCTGGATTACGACAATACGGTATTGATTAATGCGCCATTCACAAAAGAAATACGGGACATCGATTATATCCGTGAACTGAAAGCAAAACTAATAAAAAAGAAAGCCTCTTTGGTTGTTGTCTGGGTCGAAACGGCAGTAGAAGTGACCCGTCAAAGAATGATTGCCAGAAATTCTGAAAGGGATACCTGGAAACTTTCACATTGGGATGACTATCTTGCAGCGAGCAATTTCAATATTCCGACGGCCCTGGACCATCCGCATGTCAAAGATGATTTGCTTATTTTTAAAAACTCAACCGATGAAGAATTTGAAAAATCCTTACGTGAGATTTTATCAATCCTTGAATAA
- a CDS encoding zinc metalloprotease HtpX, with protein sequence MKNIGNQLKTLVLMSSLTALVIVIGGAIGGQSGMLIALVFALAMNGGSYWFSDKIALAMTGSQPLTEGKHPEVYQIVEKLTTNASMPMPKLYITPSPQPNAFATGRNPNHSAVAVTEGLLTILNHDELEGVLAHELAHIKNRDVLIGTIAAVMAGVITTIANWAQWALMFGMGGSDDDEGGLLASLPLIILGPIAAMMVQMAVSRSREYLADSTGAAIAGQSQGLSNALLKLERASGMVPMNVNPAASHLFIVNPLKAKRLMNLFSTHPPIEDRVRKLQATPV encoded by the coding sequence ATGAAAAATATAGGCAACCAACTTAAGACCTTGGTTTTAATGAGTAGTTTAACGGCATTAGTCATTGTGATTGGCGGCGCTATCGGTGGTCAGTCTGGCATGTTGATTGCCTTAGTCTTTGCCTTGGCAATGAATGGCGGCAGCTATTGGTTTAGTGATAAAATTGCCCTTGCCATGACGGGTTCTCAGCCCCTAACCGAGGGTAAGCATCCGGAAGTTTATCAAATTGTGGAGAAGCTGACGACTAATGCTTCAATGCCGATGCCTAAACTTTATATCACCCCCTCGCCTCAGCCCAATGCTTTTGCCACCGGTCGAAATCCCAATCATTCTGCTGTTGCAGTCACAGAGGGGCTATTGACCATCTTGAATCATGATGAATTGGAAGGCGTTTTGGCTCATGAACTGGCTCACATCAAAAACAGAGATGTATTAATTGGTACCATCGCCGCAGTCATGGCTGGGGTAATCACCACCATTGCCAACTGGGCTCAATGGGCGCTGATGTTTGGTATGGGTGGCTCTGATGATGACGAAGGCGGTTTACTGGCCTCCTTGCCTTTAATTATACTGGGTCCAATCGCAGCCATGATGGTGCAGATGGCCGTCTCACGGTCCCGGGAATATCTGGCTGACAGCACCGGGGCAGCCATTGCCGGACAAAGCCAGGGTTTGTCCAATGCCCTGCTTAAACTGGAACGGGCTTCGGGCATGGTGCCAATGAATGTCAACCCTGCTGCTAGCCACCTGTTTATTGTCAACCCCTTAAAGGCCAAGCGACTCATGAACCTCTTCAGCACCCATCCGCCGATTGAAGATCGGGTTCGAAAACTTCAGGCTACTCCGGTTTAA
- a CDS encoding MerR family transcriptional regulator has protein sequence MILGAEIKTYRIGELAQLAGVSTRTVDYYTQLGVIVEKNRTNGNHRLYSEDALQTIHVVKKLQEQHFSLNEIAQLFKNKTSNDMLEKTICIEELLDNLQKKVVELYSSQRCLCLSDESKAASKEILAKGLQVMQILMVILGEHIT, from the coding sequence ATTATACTTGGGGCCGAAATAAAAACTTATCGCATTGGCGAATTGGCACAATTGGCAGGCGTCAGCACACGAACGGTTGACTACTATACCCAGCTGGGTGTCATTGTCGAAAAAAACCGAACCAATGGCAATCATCGTTTATACTCAGAGGATGCGCTACAGACTATTCATGTGGTCAAAAAACTTCAGGAACAGCATTTTTCTCTGAACGAAATAGCACAATTATTTAAAAACAAGACCAGCAATGACATGCTGGAAAAAACAATTTGCATCGAAGAACTGCTGGACAACTTGCAAAAGAAAGTCGTCGAGCTTTATTCCAGCCAGCGTTGTCTCTGTCTGTCTGATGAGAGTAAGGCGGCGTCCAAAGAAATTCTTGCCAAGGGACTGCAGGTTATGCAGATTCTGATGGTTATTCTTGGCGAACATATAACCTAA